Proteins encoded together in one Megalops cyprinoides isolate fMegCyp1 chromosome 20, fMegCyp1.pri, whole genome shotgun sequence window:
- the ptgs2a gene encoding prostaglandin G/H synthase 2a, with translation MNKIVALVLLFPVLFFVCEGAGDPCCAEPCQNRGVCTSRGADAYECDCTRTGYYGQNCTTPEFFTWLKVTLKPSPNTIHYLLTHFEGVWNIINNISFLRDAIMRYVLTSRSHLIDSPPTYNVDYSYKSWEAYSNLTYYTRTLPPVSKDCPTPMGVSGGRALPDAKLVVEKVLLRKRFIPDPQGSSLMFAFFAQHFTHQFFKTDMKKGPAFTRGLGHGVDLSHIYGETLERQHRLRLFKDGKLKHQVVDGEVYPPTVEQVGVEMHYPPNVPAEHRLAVGHEAFGLVPGLMMYATIWLREHNRVCDVLKQEHPDWDDERLFQTTRLILIGETIKIVIEDYVQHLSGYHFKLKFDPELLFNQRFQYQNRIASEFNTLYHWHPLMPDNFHIQDQVYSYPQFVFNNSLVMEHGISNLVESFTKQVAGRVAGGQNLPPAVVKVAANTIEHSRQMRYQSLNAYRKRFAMRPYSSFQDLTGETELAAVLEDLYGDIDAVELYPGLLVEKPRANAVFGETMVEMGAPYSLKGLMGNPICSPEYWMPSTFGGKVGFEIVNTASLKNLVCRNVRGPCPMVSFHVPDVKDAGTATINASTADAGQGEVNPTILLKERTSEL, from the exons ATGAACAAAATCGTCGCTTTGGTTTTACTTTTCCCTGTGCTGTTCTTTGTCTGCGAAGGAG CAGGTGACCCTTGCTGTGCGGAACCATGTCAAAACAGGGGTGTCTGCACATCGCGAGGTGCGGACGCATATGAATGCGACTGCACAAGAACTGGATATTATGGACAGAACTGCACCACCC CCGAATTTTTCACATGGCTAAAAGTCACGCTGAAGCCGAGTCCGAACACCATACATTACCTGCTGACGCATTTCGAAGGAGTTTGGAACATCATCAACAACATCTCCTTCCTCCGAGATGCTATCATGCGTTATGTATTGACGT CTCGGTCACATTTAATCGACAGCCCCCCGACCTACAACGTCGATTACAGTTATAAAAGCTGGGAGGCATACTCAAATCTCACATATTACACGCGAACACTTCCACCAGTATCTAAGGATTGCCCAACACCAATGGGAGTGTCAG GGGGCAGGGCCCTTCCTGATGCTAAGCTGGTGGTGGAGAAGGTGCTGCTGAGGAAACGCTTCATTCCAGATCCGCAGGGGTCCAGCCTCATGTTCGCGTTCTTCGCCCAGCATTTCACCCACCAGTTCTTCAAGACGGATATGAAGAAGGGGCCAGCCTTCACTAGAGGTCTGGGACACGGG GTGGACCTCAGCCACATCTATGGAGAGACCCTGGAAAGGCAGCACAGACTGAGGCTCTTCAAAGATGGCAAGCTGAAGCATCAG GTCGTGGACGGGGAGGTGTACCCCCCAACGGTGGAGCAGGTTGGAGTGGAGATGCACTACCCCCCCAACGTCCCTGCGGAGCACCGCCTCGCAGTGGGCCACGAGGCCTTCGGCCTGGTGCCAGGCCTCATGATGTACGCCACCATCTGGCTGCGCGAGCACAACCGCGTCTGCGACGTGCTGAAGCAGGAACACCCCGACTGGGACGACGAGCGCCTTTTCCAGACCACCCGCCTCATCCTGATCG GTGAGACCATCAAAATTGTCATCGAGGACTACGTGCAGCACCTGAGTGGCTACCACTTCAAGCTGAAGTTCGACCCGGAGCTGCTGTTCAACCAGCGCTTCCAGTACCAGAACCGGATCGCGTCCGAGTTCAACACGCTTTATCACTGGCACCCTCTGATGCCCGACAACTTCCACATCCAGGACCAGGTCTACAGCTACCCGCAGTTCGTCTTCAATAACTCCCTGGTCATGGAGCATGGCATCAGCAATCTGGTGGAGTCCTTCACCAAGCAGGTTGCTGGCAGG GTTGCTGGTGGCCAGAATCTTCCTCCTGCCGTCGTGAAGGTGGCGGCGAACACCATTGAGCACAGCCGGCAGATGCGTTACCAGTCGCTGAATGCATACCGGAAACGGTTTGCCATGAGGCCATACAGCTCCTTCCAAGACCTGACAG GTGAGACAGAGCTGGCAGCTGTGCTGGAGGACCTCTATGGTGACATTGACGCGGTGGAACTGTACCCGGGCCTGCTGGTGGAGAAGCCCAGGGCCAATGCCGTCTTCGGGGAGACCATGGTGGAAATGGGGGCCCCGTACTCGCTGAAAGGGCTGATGGGAAACCCCATCTGCTCCCCTGAGTACTGGATGCCCAGCACCTTTGGCGGGAAGGTGGGCTTCGAAATCGTTAACACCGCCTCCCTGAAGAACCTGGTGTGCCGCAACGTGCGGGGACCTTGCCCAATGGTGTCCTTCCATGTGCCTGACGTGAAGGATGCGGGTACGGCCACCATCAATGCAAGCACGGCAGATGCAGGCCAGGGTGAGGTGAACCCCACCATCCTACTAAAAGAAAGGACTTCTGAGCTGTAA